The Brachyspira hyodysenteriae ATCC 27164 sequence TTAAATTTTTTATTAATTTATTAACCCTACCAACACAAAAATATATTCTTTTATAAAAAACTAGAAGTACATATTTAATCAGTACTTCTAGTTTATTTTTATAAAAACAATATTTTAATAATAATTAATTTTTCATTATGTCATTTAAGCATTTAAAACCATGAGAAGTTTCAGCATTTCTAACAGCATTATTTATAGCCTTACCCATTACAATAGCTGCAATTGTACCTACAGCATCCAAATTTGCATTAACTTCTCCCACACTCATAGCATAAATACTGTCTCCGTCTAATGTGGTATGAACAGGTTTTATAGTTCTTGCAAATCCATTATGTGCCATTGAAGCTATTTTTCCCATTTGTGATTTTGTGAATTTAGCATTCGTTATAATAGCACCTATTGTTGTATTCTCTTTAGTGTTTGAAGTAAAAGATAAATTATTATTCTGTGTGATTTTTATTAACTCTTCTTCTGAACTTCTAAATCCATTTTTATTTTCATTAAGAAGACCTGCAATCATTTTACCGCTGTCATAATCATATACATCACCAAAAGCATTCACAGAAACTACAGCCCCAATCTTAACATCATCAACTTGTACAGCGTAAAAACCAAGACCTGACTTCATAGCATAATCAGCACCTAGTATCTTTCCTACACTTGCACCTGTTCCAGCTCCATAATTACCCATTTTAGGATTATTATTTTGAGCATTAACACAAGCATCATAGCCCATGTTAATATCAGGACGAACTTTATAATCTCCAATTCTCAAATCAAATATACAAGACTGACATACTAAAGGCACCTTTGTAATGCCAACATCAAAACCAATATTTCTCTCCTCTAAATATTTCATAACTCCGCCTGAAGCATCTAATCCGAATGCACTTCCACCGCTAAGAAGAACAGCATGAACTACATCAGTAGAAGCCTGTGCCTTTGTTAGTTCACTTTCTCTTGAAGCTGGTCCCCCTCCCCTAACATCTAAACCTATAACTGCTCCCCTTTCGCATATTATAACTGTACAGCCTGTTGCCGCCTCTTTGTTCTCAGCATTTCCTATTTTTATATTTTCTATATCTGTTATTTTTATCTCTTTCATAATCTTATCCTAATTTATTTATTTGTTTGCATATTATATTTATAAAACAAAATAAAAAGAAATGCAAACTATTTTTTATAATACACATATTAGAAAATAAGGTTTGTGTGGTCAGGATTAAGTAAATTAATTTATGATAATTTTTATATGTAAATAATTATATTTTTAATAATAATTATATATTAATTATATCCATCACTTCTTCCTAAAGATATACCTAAAACTAAACCTATAGATAAATCAGAAAAATTATATTTTTTATATATATCATTACCTAAATTATTATTAACAACATCAGTTTTGTACTGCATACCGAAATTATACATCATATATCCTCCTACGCTAATAGCAAAATTAGGAACTAAATATATAAATCCTTCAACAGTAAGTTTTATATAAGGCATTATAGGAGCTTTAAATAGATTTCTCATATCATTAACATTCCAATTATTTAAATTAGGTGCTGACATAAGTCCTATATACCTACTTGATGCTACCATAGCATATACAGGTGCTAATATTCCTGTACCAAATCCTATAGACATTTTACTGAAATTTAATTTAACTGTAGCTCCAACCATAATAGAATAAAATGCCATAAGTTCTGTATATTTTTTATTGTTTTCTTTATAATCAGACATCAAAGCATTAACGCTAAAACCAATATCTCCAAATAAACTTACTCCTTTAACAATACTTGTATAATCATCTTCAAATAACTTAAAATAATTTCCAATTTGGAAAAATAACAGACCCTCAAAACCTAAAGTACCGTCAACACTGTCATAAATAGTATTTTTATATTTATCATTTACTTTTATAGAATTAAATGGAAAAGCAATTCCATAATGTCCATTGAAATTTATCTCTAAACTAGCAAATGCACTATATGTAATAGTTATAATTAAAATGTTTACAAATAAAAAATATTTAACTATTTTCATAGTATAACCTCTAATATTTAATAATTTATATTATATAAATTATTTAAAATAAAAAAAGCTGTCTAACTAAAATTAAGTAAGACAGCTAATATTTATTATATATGAAAAAATCAATTATCTATTATGCGAAATCTTAAAAAACTCAATACTTCTTTCCAAAAACTCTGCTTTTTCAACTAAATTTCTTGAAATTTCATTTGAATTTTCAGCTAAAGCAGCATTCTGAGTTGTAGCAGTTTCCATATTATTCACTTCTATACTTATTTGATTAGTACCTGATTCCTGCTCTAAGGCATTTGAAGTGATTGTCTCCATTAATTTTGAAGTATCTGATACTTTATTCTGTAAGTCCACAAATATTTCCTGAGATTGTTTTGCTGTTTGAGTGGCTGTATCTATTTTTTGAGAAGTATTATCTACCAATTCTGTTATATCTTTAACTGAAGCCTGGGTAGTTTGAGCAAGATTTCTTACCTCAGAAGCAACAACAGCAAATCCCTTTCCCTGATCTCCGGCACGTGCTGCCTCTACTGAAGCATTAAGAGCCAATATATTAGTTTGAAAAGCAATATCCTCAATAATCTTTGTAATATCTTTTATTTTCTCGCTAGCCTGATAAACTTCTTCTATATTTGAGGCTGTTTGTGCAATTATGCTTGCAGCATTTTCTATATACTGCATAGATTCTGACATCATATCCTTTCCAAGTAAAGATTTTTCAGTAGAAGTTTTTATATTAGAAACCATTTCCTCTATACTAGCAGCTGTTTCCTCTAGACTAGATGACTGCGAATCAGTTCTTACAGATAATTCATTACTGCTTTCCATCATACTTTGTGCTGCTGTCATTATCTCCCTTGAAGCATTATTAACATTAGAAACAACTTCAGCTAATCTGCTGCTCATAACATCAAATACTTTTTCCAATTGTCCAAATTCATCTTTTCCATAATTATCTTTAATATAAGCATTTATATTTCCTTCTGATATACTAGTAGCATGCTGCATTAAAACTTTAAGAGGATGAGTAACTTTTTTAATATAAAGAAAAGCAAATACATTAATAAAAATGATAGATAAAATACATATTATAATAGATATTATTATAGAGTCATTATTAGCCTTATAAATAACTTTATCATCCATAGCCATAATTAAATACCAATCTAAATTCTCAAGTCTGCTGTAAACTGCTGTTCTAGGATCATGACTTACAGAAGATATATAATTCATAACACCAGAAGACATACCTCCTTTTATTATTGAACCGTATGCATCATTAGCCTTGGTATTAATCTCATTTTTTGTATCTAATACAACGGTATTATCATCATCAATAGCAAATATTCTAGTTCTTTCAGGCAATTTCAATTCCTGAAGTTTAGCAGCCAAATCCTCCCAATCCATGATCATATATACATTTCCAACATATTCCCCATTATATTTTACTCCACAAATAACTGCTAATGACCATTTTTTATCAGCACTTGATTTTTGTATACTGTCATCAAAAGATGCTTCATTATTGTTCTTCTTTAGAATATTTAAAATATTAGGTCTTACTGTTGTTATATTTTCACCTATTTTTACACTATTAACATTGTCTAAAATTATACCATTAGTATCTGTTATGCCTATATCAAGTACATATTCATTAATTGCTTCAAATTCAGTAAGTGTACTTCTTATATCAATCTCTCTGTTTACTAAATAATTTCTTACTATAGGAGATACAGCATAAGTTTTTATTAAATTCCTGCTGTCATCAAGCCAAACATCAAGCATATCTTTGTAACCATTAACTGTATTATCAAAACCAGATAATGTTGAATTTTTCACTATTGCATGCGATCTGTATGATAATATCGCCACTATCAAGACTAAAAAAATTGTACTTAAAATGCTTATGGCTATAGGCATTTTAACCCTTATAGAATGTATTTTTCTCATATATTTTCCT is a genomic window containing:
- a CDS encoding P1 family peptidase; translated protein: MKEIKITDIENIKIGNAENKEAATGCTVIICERGAVIGLDVRGGGPASRESELTKAQASTDVVHAVLLSGGSAFGLDASGGVMKYLEERNIGFDVGITKVPLVCQSCIFDLRIGDYKVRPDINMGYDACVNAQNNNPKMGNYGAGTGASVGKILGADYAMKSGLGFYAVQVDDVKIGAVVSVNAFGDVYDYDSGKMIAGLLNENKNGFRSSEEELIKITQNNNLSFTSNTKENTTIGAIITNAKFTKSQMGKIASMAHNGFARTIKPVHTTLDGDSIYAMSVGEVNANLDAVGTIAAIVMGKAINNAVRNAETSHGFKCLNDIMKN
- a CDS encoding methyl-accepting chemotaxis protein, with translation MRKIHSIRVKMPIAISILSTIFLVLIVAILSYRSHAIVKNSTLSGFDNTVNGYKDMLDVWLDDSRNLIKTYAVSPIVRNYLVNREIDIRSTLTEFEAINEYVLDIGITDTNGIILDNVNSVKIGENITTVRPNILNILKKNNNEASFDDSIQKSSADKKWSLAVICGVKYNGEYVGNVYMIMDWEDLAAKLQELKLPERTRIFAIDDDNTVVLDTKNEINTKANDAYGSIIKGGMSSGVMNYISSVSHDPRTAVYSRLENLDWYLIMAMDDKVIYKANNDSIIISIIICILSIIFINVFAFLYIKKVTHPLKVLMQHATSISEGNINAYIKDNYGKDEFGQLEKVFDVMSSRLAEVVSNVNNASREIMTAAQSMMESSNELSVRTDSQSSSLEETAASIEEMVSNIKTSTEKSLLGKDMMSESMQYIENAASIIAQTASNIEEVYQASEKIKDITKIIEDIAFQTNILALNASVEAARAGDQGKGFAVVASEVRNLAQTTQASVKDITELVDNTSQKIDTATQTAKQSQEIFVDLQNKVSDTSKLMETITSNALEQESGTNQISIEVNNMETATTQNAALAENSNEISRNLVEKAEFLERSIEFFKISHNR